One segment of Neodiprion fabricii isolate iyNeoFabr1 chromosome 1, iyNeoFabr1.1, whole genome shotgun sequence DNA contains the following:
- the LOC124181256 gene encoding uncharacterized protein LOC124181256: protein MNSEPVLSKRTRLKIIAEHRYNGDIEKGIFKTVEQLDMGEMKVKCKHCNAERFKYGTGWVANNCCHGGKITLLPLTEYPDVLQRLREGNDEVSRHFRQHIRLYNDAFAFASFNYTVADLGNRGSYVMKIIVDVSYKISTSSETANNNRPRYGQIYYIYDAQTQLALKENDARRANLVEIIVRLIIDINPYAGNFKTLHERFGKGEILARLNFLALKEDDRRRYNAPTCGELAALIVSNDGAVSENIKVQVFPKQDRAVGYVPKYSHHVHQMTFPLQYPNGDLGWNYNMKHILYKTNKTISPVQYYGHRLALRRGEAQNQLLRSGRLTQHYVIHAYFTVESQRLLFLRNNQKQLRVECYKGMTDHISNSEANTSDRTRLGNQMILPSPFSAACDTCNSSSKMQWQ, encoded by the coding sequence ATGAATAGTGAACCAGTACTTTCTAAGCGAACtcgtttaaaaatcattgcTGAGCATCGTTACAACGGGGATATTGAAAAAggcattttcaaaactgtggAGCAACTAGACATGggtgaaatgaaagtaaaatgtAAACATTGCAATGCAGAAAGGTTCAAATATGGTACAGGATGGGTGGCAAATAATTGCTGTCATGGAGGAAAAATAACATTACTACCATTAACGGAATATCCTGATGTACTTCAACGTCTGCGAGAAGGGAATGACGAAGTATCAAGACACTTCAGACAACACATACGATTATATAATGACGCGTTTGCGTTTGCATCATTCAATTACACCGTGGCAGATCTGGGGAATCGAGGATCatatgtgatgaaaataatcgtggATGTGAGTTACAAAATATCTACAAGTTCAGAGACCGCAAACAATAACCGACCGAGATATGgacaaatttattacatcTACGACGCACAAACTCAGCTAGCGCTGAAAGAAAATGACGCAAGAAGAGCAAACCTGGTAGAAATTATTGTTCGACTGATAATCGATATCAATCCTTATGCAGGAAATTTTAAAACACTGCACGAGCGATTTGGTAAGGGAGAAATCCTGGCGAGATTAAACTTTCTTGCACTCAAGGAAGACGATAGACGGCGGTACAATGCGCCAACCTGTGGTGAGCTAGCAGCTCTGATCGTTTCAAATGACGGGGCAGtatctgaaaatataaaagttCAAGTATTTCCAAAACAAGATCGTGCAGTTGGATACGTGCCGAAATATTCGCATCACGTTCATCAAATGACTTTTCCATTACAATATCCGAACGGTGATTTAGGATGGAACTATAATATGAAacacatattatacaaaaCAAACAAGACAATCTCTCCTGTTCAATACTATGGACATCGATTGGCCTTACGTCGAGGTGAAGCACAGAATCAGTTGTTGCGGAGCGGACGATTGACACAACACTATGTGATTCACGCATATTTCACAGTCGAATCGCAgcgtttattgtttttaagaAATAATCAGAAGCAACTGCGTGTAGAATGTTACAAGGGAATGACTGATCACATATCAAATAGTGAAGCGAATACGTCAGATCGAACAAGACTTGGGAACCAAATGATTTTACCCTCACCATTTTCGGCAGCATGCGACACATGCAACAGCAGTAGCAAGATGCAATGGCAATAA